The Candidatus Acidiferrales bacterium genomic interval CAAGGCTCAGTACTCCATTCACCACAAAAGTTCCTTGTGTCCTTACCCACCATGAGGTCGAGTCGCTGCTAAATGCTAACGATGAATTTGCCCCGACCGTGTCAAAGACCGCAGCTTGAAAAGATGATGAAGAGTCGAATAGCGGCCGGGCGAGTGTAGCCGACTGAGATCCGTTTCCAACAAAATTCAATGCAAACGCTCCGTCAGAATTCGCAGCGACCTCGGCAGATTTCTCGATCAGGAAATTTCCCTTGAGATTTGCGATCCCAATTTCTGTCGTAGAAGTCGAGTTTGGATTATTTCCCATCTGGAGCCACGCACCATTGAGGATATTCAGGTTTCCGCTGATATTAAAGATACCTGTCCTGGTCCCTGCAGTACCAACGTTAGAAAAAGGTTCCAGGCCTGCAAAACTCGGAGCAGAGGAATCACCCACCGACACATTTCCGTCGATGTTCCAGACTCCTAATACGGTGGCAGTCCCGTTGGAATCCACCGCCGACATCTGTCCGCTCTTGACATAGACATTTCCATGTACTACGTGTGTCAAACTCGAAGTCCTTGCACCTGCAAATGTCCCGACAGTATCCCCCGTTTCTATTGTCAGGTCTCCGTTGATCAGCAGATCATTCCCTGCAGTTGTGCCTCCCCTTTGCACGATTACATTTCCAAAAGTCGAGTCGTACCCGGATGCTCCGAGGGTATTCCCCGCCGCTTTGGTATGAACATAGTAGCTGCCGCTGCTGATATAATATGACAGCGCAAGCGGAAAGGATGGAAGCAGCGAGTAGCTATTATAAAAAAAAGCACCTGGCTGGAGTGATAGTGAGCCGCTCACGCTCAGCAGTGCAGCATCATTTAGTTTAGCACGCGGCTGGATTACGATGTTCTTACATTTCGCCGCCTGAGTCGCAGTGACTACTACCGAGTCACCGCTTGTGATCAGGACATCGGTAGTATCGTCCGGTATGATATTGTTCTTCCATGCCGAAGGTGAATTCCAATCTCCTCCACCGGTTCCATTTGAGGCAACATATGAGACACCGATTCCGCTCTCGAACGCCCCGATATCAGGAGCCGCACCTGCGTAAGGGATCCCGACATACGCGCCTGAATCAATCAGACCGCTTGATGGAGCCAAGTGGAGAAAGTCAGTAGATGGAAGCGTACCGTCAGGAAGGCGGGCGACTCGAGCGAGCGAAGTATCGAGGCTCAGAAAATCGGATTGTGAAACCGTGTGGCCGGGCCAGCTGTTGTTCGATTGGACAACATCGGAGTTCAATTTGTAATCTCCCTGGCCGCCCTCAAAAGACAAATCGTTCCTCAGAGTGTCCTGACCGTTTCCGGTATCAGGGGCAGTCGGGAATGAAAAATTATAAGTTCCGTTTCGATACCCGGTGCAATTGTAGAGAGTAACTCCTGCCGTGTTGTTGTTTTGATCAAACCCTTTAACGACATTATCGAACGAGACACAATTCGTTACGATATGCGGCCCTGGCACATAATTACCGCCGAGCTTGAAACCGTTTCCGTTCCCCGTGAAGCCGGAGATATTCCACAAGTTGTATCCGTTATGAAAGGCCCAGCAGCTGTCGAACACAACCTGATAAGACGTCTCATAGCAATCGTACCCGTCATCCGAATTATCATAGACGCGGCAGCCTCTGAAAACATTTCCCGGACCGGCGCCCAATTTTGCATCTATTCCGTCCGCATTCTGTCCCTGAGTGGCCGGGTCATTGTTTCCAAAGGAATCACAATTGTGGATGTAGTTGTAGCTTCCGCCGTTGCTTATCTGTATGCCGGTATCTTTGTTATTTGATATTTGGCAGTTCTCCACAATGTTGTATGAACCCGATATGTAGATCCCATTGTCGCCCGCGTTTTTGATCACCAATCCTTTCAAGTACCAATAGTTTTTCTTGAGCTCGATACCGCGTGAAGAAGATGAATAAGATTCTCCCGAGAAGTCAAGGACCGGAGTCTCGCCTGGGTACGCCCATAGGTTGATGTAATTACCCGCTGAACCGCTGACTCCGGCGCCCAAAGTGGAGGATATGTTATATGTGCCGCCCCTCAGGTAAATCGTCGTCCCTGCAGCTGCCATCGACATGGCTTTCGAGATCGTCAGATACGGTTGACCGATCGTCCCGGGATTGGAGTCGCTGCCGGTGGGCGAGACATAAATTTGAGCAAAAGAAGCCGCGCTCAAAAGAAGCACTAGAAAAAATATTTGTTTTATCTTTGACATTTCGTTTATCTAATTGAAGAAGAACTTAATAAAGAATTTATTTCTGCGAATCATCTTCATCATGGACGGGGCTGCCGTTGACATAAACTTTTTCGAGCCTCACACCGATTGCATTTACGATGCTGTCTCCTTTTGAGACTCCATCGAATTTGCAGTCTTTGATCGAGACGTTTTCAATTTTTGATTCCGGAAGCCCATCGAAGTACAATCCATATTCACTTTTCTGACTCACAACATTTTCTGCGAAAATATTTTTCATAACCGGGAAATACTTGTAACCTTCCGCTTCGGGAGGATCATAGTTCATCGTTATTCTGACGATCGATTCCCTGACCTGGCCGATTTTCAGATTCCGGACATATATGCCGGTCAGCGCGCCGCCGCGCTTTGCATTTGATTTTATCCGAATGCCCTGATCAAGGTGCGGGCTATCGAAACTGCAATCCTCGACAAAAATATTCGAGCAGCCGCCGCTGATCTCACTTCCGATTGAAACTGCCCCATGTCCCTCCTTCATGGCACAGTCGCGAATGATAATATTTTCTACCGGAACGTTTACTCGCCTGCCGTCTTCATTGCGTCCGGACTTGATCGCAATGCAGTCGTCGCCGTCATTGAACACGCAGTTCTCGATGAGCACGCCCGAACATGACTCCGGGTCGCAGCCGTCGGTGTTAGGGCCGTCGCTGTCGGTTTTGATTCCATCTATGGTGACGTTCCTGCACAGCGTCGGATGGAGAAACCAAAACGGAGCATTCTCTAAAGTTACTCCCTGTATGAGCACGCTCTCGCAATTATAGAATTCCACAAAGGTCGGTCTCAGGAAATGGTGGTCGCCGAATATTCTGTCCTTCACGGGTACATCGTTGTCGCCCATTCTCATCAGCAGCGGGCGGCAAGTGCTATCCAGCTGGCTCTGCATTCCCTGTTTCCAGCCGAACTCCTTTCCCCCTTTCCATGGCCACCAGTGCTCATTATCAGCCTGGCCATTGAGAATTCCTCTCCCGGTCACGGCAACATTTCTCTTGCCGAAGGCATATATGAGCGGGGAATAATTCATCAACTCCACGCCCTCCCAGCGGGTGTAGACAACC includes:
- a CDS encoding glycoside hydrolase family 28 protein, with the translated sequence MLFKFKRVSKKINYHHVISVFILAWLFLLSAGSHFSNSGGGKTVDEESGWSKVPEILKQIIPPAFPDRDFKITDYGAVGDGKTLCTESINKAVEECSRSGGGRVVVPKGIFLTGAIHLEDDVDLYVSDSAMLEFSTNPADYLPVVYTRWEGVELMNYSPLIYAFGKRNVAVTGRGILNGQADNEHWWPWKGGKEFGWKQGMQSQLDSTCRPLLMRMGDNDVPVKDRIFGDHHFLRPTFVEFYNCESVLIQGVTLENAPFWFLHPTLCRNVTIDGIKTDSDGPNTDGCDPESCSGVLIENCVFNDGDDCIAIKSGRNEDGRRVNVPVENIIIRDCAMKEGHGAVSIGSEISGGCSNIFVEDCSFDSPHLDQGIRIKSNAKRGGALTGIYVRNLKIGQVRESIVRITMNYDPPEAEGYKYFPVMKNIFAENVVSQKSEYGLYFDGLPESKIENVSIKDCKFDGVSKGDSIVNAIGVRLEKVYVNGSPVHDEDDSQK
- a CDS encoding right-handed parallel beta-helix repeat-containing protein; translated protein: MSKIKQIFFLVLLLSAASFAQIYVSPTGSDSNPGTIGQPYLTISKAMSMAAAGTTIYLRGGTYNISSTLGAGVSGSAGNYINLWAYPGETPVLDFSGESYSSSSRGIELKKNYWYLKGLVIKNAGDNGIYISGSYNIVENCQISNNKDTGIQISNGGSYNYIHNCDSFGNNDPATQGQNADGIDAKLGAGPGNVFRGCRVYDNSDDGYDCYETSYQVVFDSCWAFHNGYNLWNISGFTGNGNGFKLGGNYVPGPHIVTNCVSFDNVVKGFDQNNNTAGVTLYNCTGYRNGTYNFSFPTAPDTGNGQDTLRNDLSFEGGQGDYKLNSDVVQSNNSWPGHTVSQSDFLSLDTSLARVARLPDGTLPSTDFLHLAPSSGLIDSGAYVGIPYAGAAPDIGAFESGIGVSYVASNGTGGGDWNSPSAWKNNIIPDDTTDVLITSGDSVVVTATQAAKCKNIVIQPRAKLNDAALLSVSGSLSLQPGAFFYNSYSLLPSFPLALSYYISSGSYYVHTKAAGNTLGASGYDSTFGNVIVQRGGTTAGNDLLINGDLTIETGDTVGTFAGARTSSLTHVVHGNVYVKSGQMSAVDSNGTATVLGVWNIDGNVSVGDSSAPSFAGLEPFSNVGTAGTRTGIFNISGNLNILNGAWLQMGNNPNSTSTTEIGIANLKGNFLIEKSAEVAANSDGAFALNFVGNGSQSATLARPLFDSSSSFQAAVFDTVGANSSLAFSSDSTSWWVRTQGTFVVNGVLSLAAHDTIKGGQGFVLNGGGTLALADQSGLDSSGCIHVTGARYFSKSANYVFNGLNSQITGSAFPDSVNNLTVVNGAGVSLTNSISVKGRLSVSIGQLILNGRKINAASVAGGSSTAYVRTDSLGGALSILNLDSAMFPVGTAAGYAPLWIANKNTADAFTVAAMVDSSIPEYKNGDGGRVNVRWDISESSSETPDCSLQFGWVSAEEDSAFAANRSKDAGIFSLSTPDSNAGSGSYAWNFSPSAGQPYTVWRGGITKLGPFGVGAFGVITGVKHLDKIPAEFALYQNYPNPFNPSTMIEFTVAQKGFTTLKVYNILGQAVATLFEGNAESGKKYSIQFGASGLSSGVYFSVLRSGREMQLRKMLLVK